A genomic region of Salinibacter pepae contains the following coding sequences:
- a CDS encoding LysM peptidoglycan-binding domain-containing protein, whose product MSARSLLFLLGALALGASLASACTPGSSRSSRPDTTAAAAAPGAPEDRSPQRPSVTPSSPTDTASRSVSQRLADASVAARAKQALARHRTLRRFDFSPSAVRGRLALRGDVDTREQYREAERVAAALDAVRAVTNEVTVDGRPVTSADPSSAGTAYHTVRRGDTLSEIARRHGVSVQQLRRLNDGTAALQPGQRLRVR is encoded by the coding sequence ATGTCTGCCCGCTCGCTTCTTTTTCTTCTCGGGGCCCTCGCCCTCGGTGCCAGTCTCGCGTCCGCCTGCACGCCGGGCTCCTCGCGCTCCTCCCGGCCGGACACGACGGCCGCAGCAGCTGCGCCCGGGGCCCCGGAGGACCGGTCTCCACAACGGCCGTCGGTGACGCCGTCCTCCCCCACCGACACAGCGTCCCGATCGGTGTCGCAGCGACTGGCGGACGCGAGCGTGGCGGCCCGGGCCAAGCAGGCCCTCGCCCGGCACCGAACCCTTCGGCGCTTCGACTTCTCCCCGTCGGCTGTGCGGGGGCGCCTCGCCCTGCGCGGCGACGTCGACACCCGCGAGCAGTACCGCGAGGCCGAGCGCGTGGCTGCGGCCCTGGATGCCGTCCGCGCGGTCACGAACGAGGTGACCGTGGACGGCCGCCCGGTGACCAGCGCCGACCCGTCCTCCGCCGGCACGGCCTACCACACCGTTCGGCGCGGAGACACCCTTTCTGAAATCGCCCGCCGGCACGGGGTGTCGGTGCAACAGCTTCGCAGGCTCAACGACGGGACCGCTGCCCTGCAGCCCGGCCAGCGCCTCCGCGTGCGGTAG
- the ggt gene encoding gamma-glutamyltransferase, translating to MRRLSPFSLLLCALLLAAPPALAQNGDGGGDRLTGPDFARSPVTAQHGMAATSQPLASQIAVDILKQGGSAVDAAIAANAALGLMEPTGNGLGGDLFAIVYDPETDSTYGLNASGRSPQGLSYEDLQGELGDRDQIPLLGHLPVSVPGTASGWGKLHERFGALPLREDLAPAIEYARDGFPLSQVIAYYWQGNVESFRENSDMLPDSENWKETYLIEGDDGQMRAPEEGEVFRNPDLASTLETIAENGTEAFYEGEIAQTIADYAKRTGGYLRMEDLRQHEANWVDPVSVDYRGVEVFELPPNGQGIAALQMLQILKGYDVASMGHNSTDYLHVQAEAKKLAFEDRARFYADPDFADVPVQQLISEEYGAQRRQQIEMDEVLSAPDAGNPRSVTTAGLDPAMRERLNNGDTIYLTVADSSGMMVSLIQSNYAGMGSGLVPDGLGFMLQDRGALFTMEQGHPNVYEPGKRPFHTIIPAFATKDGEPFLSFGVMGGGMQPQGHVQVLSNIVDFGLNVQAAGDAARYRHYGSSSPTGEAMDGRGTLRVESGVSEDVVNALRGRGHSVSVGAGGYGGYQAIRWDPEEEVYWGGTEMRKDGYVIGY from the coding sequence ATGCGCCGCCTCTCGCCGTTTTCGCTTTTGCTCTGTGCCCTTCTCCTCGCCGCCCCGCCGGCGCTCGCCCAGAACGGCGACGGCGGGGGCGACCGCCTCACGGGGCCGGACTTCGCCCGCAGCCCGGTGACGGCCCAGCACGGCATGGCCGCCACCAGCCAGCCCCTCGCCTCCCAGATCGCGGTCGACATCTTGAAGCAGGGGGGCAGCGCCGTCGACGCGGCCATCGCCGCCAACGCGGCACTCGGCCTCATGGAGCCGACCGGCAACGGGCTCGGGGGCGACCTCTTCGCCATCGTCTACGACCCGGAGACGGACTCGACGTACGGCCTAAACGCCAGCGGCCGTTCCCCACAGGGCCTCTCCTACGAGGACCTGCAAGGCGAACTGGGCGACCGCGACCAGATTCCGCTGCTCGGCCACCTGCCGGTGAGCGTGCCCGGCACCGCCAGTGGGTGGGGCAAGCTGCACGAGCGGTTTGGGGCGCTGCCCCTCCGCGAAGACCTGGCCCCCGCCATCGAGTACGCCCGGGACGGCTTTCCGCTCTCGCAGGTGATCGCCTACTACTGGCAGGGCAACGTGGAGAGCTTCCGCGAGAACAGCGACATGCTGCCGGACAGCGAGAACTGGAAGGAAACCTACCTCATTGAGGGGGACGACGGCCAGATGCGGGCGCCGGAGGAGGGGGAGGTCTTCCGCAATCCGGACCTCGCCAGTACGCTGGAGACGATCGCCGAGAACGGCACGGAGGCCTTCTACGAGGGGGAGATCGCCCAGACCATCGCCGACTACGCCAAGCGCACCGGCGGCTACCTGCGCATGGAGGACTTGCGTCAGCACGAGGCCAACTGGGTCGACCCGGTCTCGGTCGACTACCGCGGCGTGGAGGTCTTCGAGCTGCCGCCCAACGGCCAGGGCATCGCCGCGCTGCAGATGCTTCAGATCCTGAAGGGCTACGACGTGGCGAGCATGGGCCACAACTCCACCGACTACCTCCACGTGCAGGCCGAGGCCAAGAAGCTGGCCTTTGAGGACCGGGCCCGTTTCTACGCCGATCCCGATTTCGCCGACGTGCCGGTGCAGCAGCTCATCTCCGAGGAGTACGGCGCGCAACGGCGGCAACAGATCGAGATGGACGAGGTGCTGTCCGCCCCGGACGCCGGAAATCCCCGCTCGGTGACGACCGCTGGCCTAGACCCGGCCATGCGCGAGCGCCTCAACAACGGCGACACGATCTACCTGACGGTCGCGGATTCGAGCGGCATGATGGTCTCGCTCATTCAGAGCAACTACGCCGGGATGGGCAGCGGACTCGTGCCCGACGGCCTCGGCTTCATGCTCCAGGACCGCGGTGCCCTCTTCACGATGGAGCAGGGCCACCCCAACGTCTACGAGCCGGGCAAACGCCCCTTCCACACCATCATCCCGGCCTTCGCCACGAAGGACGGCGAGCCGTTCCTGAGCTTCGGCGTCATGGGGGGCGGGATGCAGCCGCAGGGCCACGTGCAGGTGCTCAGCAACATCGTCGACTTTGGCCTCAACGTGCAGGCGGCCGGTGACGCGGCGCGCTACCGCCACTACGGCAGCAGCTCGCCGACGGGGGAGGCCATGGACGGGCGCGGGACGCTCCGCGTGGAGAGCGGCGTGTCGGAGGACGTGGTAAACGCGCTCCGCGGCCGGGGGCACAGCGTAAGCGTGGGGGCGGGCGGCTACGGGGGCTACCAGGCGATCCGCTGGGACCCGGAGGAGGAGGTCTACTGGGGCGGCACGGAGATGCGAAAGGACGGCTACGTGATTGGGTATTAG
- a CDS encoding GWxTD domain-containing protein: protein MLLCLCTAPSSAWAQLDIPEVQGLSGTPQVEAGVELLRRGQPADAAALLRSALDADSALVSPAHGAAAYWLGRAYQQADQPGKARSAWRTGLRTLWNVGRFDARLADAYLRGLTPEQLRGERLYAVDAYRSLLGRVGTDTSEAMRSLSRRRVAQMAPLMADSALARVIQQDRSTAPAEWTFEPDAGAALVEWWRGLDPLPATDANERLEEHLTRLVRVRQNFACAERVSALDDRGLVHLRLGSPYKQRSLNYEDGEFFKEVYRFGVNVPPSSFPKSEIWLYTHIDESGFYLFAEDNTSDCFRQAKANELMPRYLTRQRADTERGLNIAYSALMAMRAIYRELALFHINFSTRYSKIANYASWQEMQATAARAAERSGGGSGSAGQRSAKVGAGVGQTRRVFSNSSMGYDYPTRFVARMVTRAEREDREAVERREEAMPRQQTALLDETARLPVSVRTARFLDPDGTTRTEVYWGVPADRLRLGEAGAPASSLIAVSAAQYDDEHRLLQRTRGRYPVEAQTGTDTRMIVPSPLTLEGATGRYRLGLQWGQYQLWTSDSPSEGKRMGPKRRVATARVDSLEPLRAEGPGVEMSDVKVLTLPDTSAQSLAPPTEQATPYPFRTLTEETPLLLSFELYHLAYGADDRTRYSIAYEAEGETRRGWTELFRGTDTQRTSTEMTMAGTDRRTTEAILLDLSGIQRDEPQDVRVTVRVTDEVTGATVSRDVEFVLRPRAAEGTQ, encoded by the coding sequence ATGCTTCTGTGCCTGTGCACGGCCCCTTCCTCCGCGTGGGCCCAGCTCGACATTCCGGAGGTGCAGGGCCTCTCCGGCACGCCCCAGGTCGAAGCAGGGGTTGAGTTGCTCCGCAGGGGGCAGCCCGCGGACGCGGCCGCCCTCCTGCGGTCGGCACTGGACGCTGACTCCGCGCTTGTCTCCCCGGCCCACGGCGCCGCCGCGTACTGGTTGGGCAGGGCCTATCAGCAGGCCGACCAGCCGGGGAAGGCGCGGTCGGCGTGGCGCACAGGGCTCCGGACGCTCTGGAACGTTGGACGGTTCGACGCCCGTCTCGCCGATGCGTACCTGCGTGGCCTCACCCCCGAGCAGCTTCGGGGCGAGCGGCTCTACGCGGTGGACGCCTACCGGTCCCTTCTCGGCCGGGTCGGCACCGACACGTCGGAGGCCATGCGGTCCCTCTCGCGCCGGCGGGTGGCGCAGATGGCCCCCCTCATGGCCGACTCCGCACTGGCCCGCGTGATTCAGCAGGATCGCTCCACGGCCCCTGCGGAATGGACCTTCGAACCCGACGCCGGGGCGGCCCTCGTGGAGTGGTGGCGCGGGCTCGATCCCCTTCCGGCCACCGACGCGAACGAGCGCCTGGAGGAGCACCTCACCCGCCTCGTTCGGGTGCGTCAGAACTTCGCATGTGCCGAGCGGGTCAGTGCGCTCGACGACCGGGGGCTCGTGCACCTCCGGCTTGGAAGCCCCTACAAGCAGCGATCCCTCAACTACGAGGACGGCGAGTTCTTCAAGGAGGTCTACCGCTTCGGGGTGAACGTCCCCCCGTCCAGCTTCCCAAAGAGCGAGATCTGGCTCTACACCCACATCGACGAGTCCGGCTTCTACCTGTTCGCCGAGGACAACACGTCGGATTGCTTCCGGCAGGCGAAGGCCAACGAGCTCATGCCGCGGTACCTGACCCGGCAGCGCGCAGACACGGAGCGGGGACTCAACATTGCCTACTCGGCCCTCATGGCCATGCGGGCCATCTACCGGGAGTTGGCCCTGTTCCATATCAACTTCAGCACGCGATACTCGAAGATCGCCAACTACGCGAGCTGGCAAGAGATGCAGGCGACGGCCGCGAGGGCGGCCGAACGCTCCGGCGGTGGGTCCGGCTCGGCCGGCCAGCGGTCGGCGAAAGTGGGAGCGGGCGTCGGGCAGACCCGGCGGGTCTTCTCGAATTCGTCGATGGGCTACGACTACCCGACCCGGTTCGTCGCCCGCATGGTGACGCGGGCCGAGCGCGAAGACCGAGAGGCCGTGGAGCGGCGCGAGGAGGCGATGCCTCGTCAGCAGACCGCCCTGCTCGATGAGACCGCACGGCTGCCCGTATCGGTGCGGACGGCGCGGTTCCTCGATCCGGACGGCACGACCCGGACGGAGGTCTACTGGGGCGTGCCGGCCGATCGGCTGCGGCTGGGCGAGGCCGGCGCCCCCGCGTCGTCCCTGATCGCCGTCTCGGCGGCGCAGTACGACGACGAGCACCGGCTGCTGCAGCGGACGCGCGGTCGGTATCCGGTGGAGGCACAGACGGGCACGGACACACGGATGATTGTGCCCTCGCCCCTCACCCTGGAGGGGGCGACGGGCCGCTACCGCCTCGGCCTGCAGTGGGGGCAGTACCAGCTGTGGACGTCCGACTCGCCGTCCGAGGGGAAACGGATGGGGCCGAAGCGACGGGTGGCCACCGCCCGTGTCGACTCGCTGGAGCCGCTCCGCGCCGAGGGCCCAGGGGTCGAGATGAGTGACGTGAAGGTGCTCACGCTGCCCGACACGAGTGCGCAGTCCCTGGCCCCTCCCACCGAGCAGGCCACGCCGTACCCGTTCCGCACCCTCACCGAAGAGACCCCCCTCCTGCTCTCCTTCGAGCTGTACCACCTCGCCTACGGCGCCGACGACCGAACCCGGTACTCGATCGCCTACGAGGCGGAGGGGGAAACGAGGCGCGGCTGGACGGAACTCTTCCGCGGCACCGACACGCAACGCACCAGCACCGAGATGACGATGGCGGGCACCGACCGCCGCACGACGGAGGCGATCCTACTCGACCTGTCCGGGATTCAGCGGGACGAGCCGCAGGACGTGCGGGTTACCGTTCGCGTGACCGACGAGGTCACAGGGGCGACCGTCTCGCGGGACGTCGAGTTCGTGCTCCGGCCGCGCGCGGCGGAGGGGACGCAGTGA
- a CDS encoding CDP-alcohol phosphatidyltransferase family protein: MPSFATRLRSTTRIERWSLVNAVAVLLAAVGAVWLRALDPILIVGVAMLGGLVGIERARWTPHGTFGVANGVTALRVGLLGLLAPAASVGPWPLVVLSLLFLGLDGLDGWLARRYHLSSSFGAFFDKETDALFLLLLCGLAAFRDVLPLWIVGAGLLRYGFVVVLFLLPTPRKTESRSSLARYVFGATVGALLVSFLLPPGLSRPLVAVATAALLVSFGRSLWGIVAPQWVLREP; encoded by the coding sequence GTGCCCTCCTTTGCGACACGCCTCCGGTCTACGACGCGCATCGAGCGCTGGTCGCTCGTCAACGCCGTTGCCGTGCTTCTCGCGGCCGTGGGCGCCGTGTGGCTCCGGGCCCTCGATCCAATTCTGATCGTGGGCGTGGCGATGCTTGGGGGACTTGTGGGCATCGAACGGGCCCGGTGGACCCCCCACGGCACATTCGGCGTGGCCAATGGCGTGACGGCACTTCGGGTGGGCCTACTGGGCCTGCTCGCCCCCGCAGCGTCCGTCGGCCCGTGGCCCCTCGTCGTGCTGAGCCTCCTCTTTTTGGGCCTCGACGGCCTCGACGGATGGCTGGCCCGTCGGTATCATCTCTCCTCGTCGTTCGGGGCGTTCTTCGACAAAGAGACCGACGCCCTCTTTCTGCTTCTGCTCTGTGGCCTCGCGGCGTTCCGGGACGTCCTCCCGCTCTGGATTGTGGGCGCCGGCCTGCTGCGCTACGGGTTCGTAGTGGTGCTCTTTCTCCTTCCGACGCCCCGGAAGACCGAATCCCGTTCGTCCCTCGCCCGGTACGTGTTCGGGGCCACGGTCGGGGCGCTTCTCGTATCGTTCCTTCTGCCTCCGGGCCTGTCACGCCCGCTCGTGGCCGTGGCCACGGCGGCCTTGCTCGTGTCGTTCGGGCGGTCGCTCTGGGGGATCGTTGCTCCGCAGTGGGTGTTGAGGGAACCCTGA